A window of Hymenobacter siberiensis genomic DNA:
ACCCTCAATATTACCTCCGACCTGAAAGGCTACGGTAGTATCTATCAATTGAATGATGATGAGTCGCAAACCTGGATTTACGACTTGCCGCAAGGTGGCAGCAGCAAAATCAACCTACCCATGCAGCCGGGGGCATACCGGTTGGTATTTCGCACCAAAACCAGCATCGGCAGCAAGTTTACGGACGTGCGCAATTTTAGCATTCGGAGCGGGCAGACGACATCAGTAGCCATTTTCGGAAAATGACGTGAGAACGGAAAACTCCCCTCCCTACCAAGGAGGGGACATTTTCACAAAGTGAAAATTGGGGTGGTTGTAGGCGTTGAAGAATCGTTGAATCAAATGACAGCCCCATGACAACCCTCAACATCCTCCCCCACAAAAAAGAAGAACGCCGCACCCTCCGCAACAACCCAACCCCCGCCGAAGCCGTCCTCTGGAACCAATTGAAAAACGGCCAGTTGGCCAACCGCAAATTCCGCCGCCAGCACAGCATCGGCGAGTTCATTCTTGATTTCTACTGCCCGCAGGAAAAGCTTGCGGTTGAATTAGACGGTGCGGGCCATTTCACGGCATCCGGTAATTTGCATGATGCAGCGCGTACTGATTATTTGAATGCAGCGGGTATTCGGGTAATGCGGTTTGAGAATAAGTTAATTTGGTCGGCGCTGGATAGCGTGCTGCATTCCATTGAAAGTAGTTTTAGTGGGCGCTGACGTTTGCCGTTCAACGCCACAACCACCCCAGTTGAGCCTGCGGCTCAACGTCCCCTCCTTGGTAAGGAGGGGAGTTTGTTCTAACGAAACCTCCTTAATATACCCATGAAAGACTTCCCCTACACCGAATCCAAAGACACCCGTAGCGGCTTCGGCGCTGGCCTGGCCGAGCTGGGCACCACCCATCCCAACGTAGTCGCCCTCTGCGCCGACCTCACCGGCTCGCTCAAGATGGATGCCTTCAAAAAGGCCTTCCCCGAGCGGTTTTTCCAGGTCGGCATTGCCGAGGCCAACATGATGGGCGTGGCCGCCGGCATGACCATTGGCGGCAAAATCCCCTTCACGGGCACCTTTGCCAACTTCAGCACCGGCCGGGTGTATGACCAGATTCGCCAGAGCATTGCTTACTCCGGCAAGAACGTGAAAATCTGCGCCTCGCACGCCGGCCTCACGCTGGGCGAAGACGGCGCCACCCACCAGATTCTGGAAGACCTCGGCATGATGAAAATGCTGCCCGGCATGACCGTCATCAACCCCTGCGACTACAACCAGACCAAAGCCGCTACCCTCGCCATCGCCGACTACGAAGGCCCCGTGTACCTGCGCTTCGGCCGCCCCGTGGTGCCCAACTTCACGCCTGCCGACCAGAAATTCGAAATCGGCAAAGCCTGGGTAATGAACGAAGGCCCCGACGTGAGCATCTTCGCCACCGGCCACCTCGTCTGGAAAGCCGTGCTGGCCGGTAAGCTCCTGGCCGAAAAAGGCATCAACGCCGAAATCATCAACATCCATACCATCAAGCCGCTCGATGCCGAAGCCATCCTCGCCTCGGTGCGCAAAACCCGCTGCGTGGTCACCGCCGAAGAACACCAGATGAACGGCGGCCTCGGCGACAGCATCGCCCAGCTACTGGCTCGCGAAGAGCCCCTGCCCCTGGAAATGGTGGCCGTGCACGACAGCTTCGGCGAAAGCGGCACCCCCGACCAGCTGATGGAGAAATACGGCCTCACCGATGCCGCCATCGTGGAAGCCGTAGAAGCGGTGATGAAGCGGAAGAAGTAGGTTGACCGGATAAGTAAAAGCCCCCGTAGCACAAGTTGCTGCGGGGGCTTTTATTTTGTTGTCGCTAACGTTGAAGTGTTTATGAAGTTGTGGAACTTGAAAAACGTCAGTTTCAATAAACCACAAAAGCATAATAGCGATTTAAAGTCGAATGCTCATTCGTCCCGCCACAATTTTATAAACACACTGTTGTGTGCCGTTTTGGTCTGTCAAAAGAGACGTTTAAAATAAAAGTAAACAGCCTTCGAGTCGTACTTATCTTCTCCACGCCAATACTCTACAAAATCCCAGTCATGTCTCCCGGTTGTCGGTCTGTCATAACTCGTCGGGTTTAATATTTTACAGCAAGCTAGAATTTCCAGAAGGCTACTTCTTTCATCTTTTGATGATTTATAAACGTCTTTTAATCTATCACGTAGTTTGCTTGGATAGTCACCATCTGCGGATTGTTCTACTGTCCTTAATATTTTTCCGAAAATTATTAAGTCTTCTTCAATAGGTATGTCAATTTCAAGTTGGGAGAAAAGATTCAAGTCAAAGTAATTGTAAAGCGCTTGACGGTGCCTAACTCCACCCCATTTTATTCTCTCAAAATTCAAGACATTTAAATCTTCGTCAACATACTCATCTTGCAAATCCCAACTGTCACTTTTATCGCCATTAATAATTCTCAAAGCATTTGCATAGCTGGCAATTGCCGAGCGTAACTCAAATTGCTTTGTTCTTAAACTACATAAAAAGGCATTTGAAATGTCCTCTTTTGAAATCTTGTTTAGAAGTTTCGTAAGTCTTGCAACAAGTTCTGATTTGCTAATTGAAAATGGGTCAAACATAACACCTTTCGATTTTGCATAATCAAAGTCATTAGGTTTAGTCTTTCTATCGCCATCATCTATCCAGCCTCCAGAAGTCCAATAGGTTTTAAATAAAATATCCTTAGCTTTTTTGTCCACGAAATGTTTGTTTAAAAATGGCACACAACATTACGATTGCCGCAACCCGCAGTATTGGCAAGTTGCGTCAATCTGACCTTAGTGCGCAAGTAACTTGCGGGAAACTGGCTAAACCAGCGTGCTATACGCAACTCGCCGGCTATAATCCCAAGCTGTCGAGCGGAGAGGGCGGGCGGGCGCGTTGAGCGACATGGGTATAGATTTCGGTGGTTTTTATGCTGCTGTGGCCCAGCAAATCCTGGATGATGCGCGTGTCGGTGCCGGCTTCCATGAGGTGGGTGGCATAGGAGTGGCGCAGCATATGCAGCGAAATGGGGCGCTGGATGCCGGCCCGGCTGGCGGCCTGCTTCACTACCATTTGCAGGCTGCGCTCGCTGTAGGGCTCGCCGGGGTGCTGGCCTTCGAAGATAAACGTGATAGGGCGAAATTCCCGGAACTGTTCGCGGAGCAGGAGCAGCAAGGATTCGGGAAGCGGGAGGTCGCGGTCTTTTTTGCCTTTTCCGCCGCGCACGTACAGTGCCATGCGCTTGCTGTCGATGTCGGCGGGCGTGAGGGCCAGCACTTCACCTAAGCGCAGGCCCAGGCCATAAGCCAGCATGAGCATGGCGCGGTGCTTGCGGTTTTCGGTGCCTTGCAGCAGAGCCTTTACTTCTTCCTGGGCCAGCACTTTGGGGTTGGTCTGGGGCCTTTTGGGGCGCGGAATGCTGTAGTACTGCCGGGGCTGGCCCTCCACCTGCTCGTAGTAAAACTTGATGGCGTTGATGAGCAGGTTTTGGTACGTTTCGGAAATGCCTGCCGCTACGCGCCCGGCCAGATAGTCGAGCACATCCTGTTTGCTGAGGGCCAGCGGCAGCCGTGGGCCGCAATAAGCCAGGAAAAGTTGAAACGCGCTACGGTAATTTTTGAGGGTGTTGGGGCTGTAGCGTTTGAGGGCGATGAACTGGCAGTAGCGCGAAAGCAGCACCTCGTGCGGGGTGGGCGGGGGCAGCGCCACGGCCAGCGCCGGTGTGGGCGGCACCAGCAGCACCAGGCCCAGGTGCTGGCAGGCGGCCCGTACCCGCGCCACCAGCGCGGCATCGGCAGGCAGCACGTAGCCTTTGGCGGCGGGCTCGTAGCGAACGCCGGCGGCGAGCAGGGCGGTCCGCGTCGGCTCATTGGAGAAGGGGAAGAACACCAGAAACTCGGTGCGCGAGGGACGGAGGCGGAGTGAAACAGCAGCTTTCATAGGTAGCAGGCGGATGATGGAAGTTTGCGCTACTGGTCGCCGGGCTTTTTGTCCAACATCAGTACCTGTTCGCCAATTATTTCGGTCACGTAGTGGCGTAGGCCGGCGGGGTCGTCGTAGTGGCGGGTTTTCAGTTTTCCTTCGATATACACCAGGCTGCCCTTGCGCAGGTAGGCCTGGGCCAACTCGGCGAGCCCCCGCCACAGGACAATGGTGTGCCAGTCGGTGTTGGTGTGGGTCTGGCCACTTTTGTCGCGGTACGTTTCGGAAGTAGCCAGCGAAAATTTGGCCACGGGCACGTTGCCTTCCAGTACTTGTATTTCGGGGTCTTTACCCAGGTTGCCGATGAGGGTTACTTTGTTGAGGCCGCGCATAAAGTTGATGCATTAAGCGGAGTATGCTGCTTGCAGAGGCAAGAACGTCAGGAAGTTTGATTAGCCTGTTGCCGTTGAGCCGGTAATGCGCCCCCTTTTTATGCGGCTTCATTAAACGCGGCGCTTACTTTGCCCTCCAACCGCCACTTCACCGCCCACGCCCCGGCCTCCCCGCTTGGAAGACCACGAAATCCTCCTCAAGTTCCAGGACCCCGCCAGCCGCAACCTGGCGTTCAACCAGCTCGTGCGCAAGTACCAGAGCAAGGTGTACTGGCACGTGCGCAAAATGGTGGTGGACCACGACGATGCCGACGACCTCACCCAGGACGTATTCATTAAGGTCTGGAAGCACCTCGAGAACTTCCGACAGGATGCCCAGCTTTTCACCTGGATTTACCGCATTGCCACCAACGAGTGCCTGAATTTCCTGAGCAGCAAGCGGCGCAAGTTCCTGCTGCCGCTCACGGATGTGGGAGCTGAGCTGGCCGCCAAAATGGAAGCCGACCCCGCCATGGCCGGCGATGCCATTGAGCTGAAGCTCCAGCAAGCCATTCTGCGCCTGCCCGACAAGCAGCGCCTCGTATTCAACCTGCGCTACTACGACGAGATGCCCTACGAGCAAATGGCCGAGGTAACCGGCACCAGCGTGGGCGCGCTCAAAGCCAGCTACCACCACGCCGTGAAAAAAGTGGAGGACTACGTGACCCGCAACACTGACGAATAGCCCGGCCCCAGCACAATTTTTTATTCGCGGAATTAAACGCCGCCCCCTGTTCCTCATCCAACCAACATGAAACCTACTTTCAAGCTAGATGCGCACCCTCGGCGGCCCCGCCCGCTGCTGAGCGAGCCGCCCGCTGGTTACTTCGACCACCTTCCGATGCAGATAATGGCCCGGCTGCCCCAGGCGGAGGCCCGCGAGGCGGCTGCCGGCTGGCGCTGGTTGGCTTTTCTGTCGCCGGCTTTGCGCACCAGTTTGGCCTCGGTGGCCGTACTGGGCGGCTTTGCGGCTTCGTTTTTCCTGAGCGGTACGCCGCCGCTGGTGCCGGCCACTGCCAGCACTGCCTCGCTCGATGCCGTGCCCCGTACCGAACTGGTGGGCTACCTGCTCACGAGCGGGGCCCGCGTCGAAAACTCCGACCTGGCCATCCTCACGGCCGCCAACCCCGGTTTGGCCAACGGTTTCCTGCACGCTTCGGAAGACGAGCTGAACGATGCCCTGGACGCGCAACCTTCCGAAGACGCTACGTATCTATAAATCCCTGAATTACCACTTTGCTATCATGTCCATTTTATCATCCACGTTTCGGTTATTGAGTCTGGCAGCATTACTGCTGGCCGTGGCACCTGCCGCGCATGCCCAGGGCGGCTTGGGTGGCGGCCGCAAGGGCCAGCGTTTGGGCCAGCTCGAAAATGCCAAAATTGCCTTTATCACCAACCGCGTGTCCCTCACGCAGGACCAGGCCCAGAAATTCTGGCCGCTTTACAACGAGTTTTCGACTCGCCGCCGCGAGCTCAACCGCAGTGGCCGCCTGTTGCGCCGCGACGTGACCGACGGCATGACTGACCCCGAAATCCGCGACAATTTCAACCAGGCCTTCGCCATGCGCCAGCAGGAATTGAACCTGGAAAAGGAGTACTTCGAGAAATTTCAAAAGGCAGTTTCGCTGCGCCAGGTGGCCCAGCTATTCCAGGCCGAGCGCGATTTCACCAAGGAAGTCATCAAGCGGGTGGCCGGGGCGGGTGGCCCGCCCGCCATTGACACCAACTAGATTCTTTTTCTTTCTGAGCTATGCCAAGAGGCCGCTGCCCCCGCAGCGGCCTCTTTATTTTTGTGGAATAATCGAAACCGGGTTTAGCTGGTTAGGTAAGGAGCCCTTGCCCGTCATGCTGAGCGCAGCCGAAGCATCTCTACCGCATTAGTAAATGAATTACTCATTGCGGTAGAGGTGCTTCGGTTGCGCTCAGCATGACGTTCAACCTACTTGCGCATCCACCCGCACCGAACCACAAAGAATACGTCCCAATCCGCTTAAATCCGATAAATCCGTGGTCCTGACACCCCGCCAATTATTCCTGCGCCACCAGGCCCAAACCTCCGATTTCCCGCTGCTGCTGGAAATTGAGCGGGCCGAAGGCGTGTACATGTACGGCCCCGACGGCCGCCGCTACCTCGACCTTATTTCGGGCATTGGCGTGAGCAACGTGGGCCACCGCCACCCGCGCGTGCTGGCCGGCATTCAGGCCCAGCTCGATAAGTACCTGCACCTGATGGTGTACGGCGAGCTGGTGCAGGCCGTGCCCGCGCAACTGGCCGAGGCCATCCACCAAACCCTGCCCGCGCACCTGGATTCGGTGTTTTTCACCAATTCCGGCACCGAGGCCATTGAGGGTGCGCTGAAGCTGGCCAAGCGCCACACCGGCCGCACCGAGCTCATTTCCTGCCTCAATGCCTACCACGGCTCCACGCACGGCGCGCTGTCCATCACTGGCTCCGAAGACTTCAAAAACAGCTTCCGGCCGCTGCTGCCCGACGTGCGCCACATCCGCCACAACGACTTTGCCGACCTGATGCTGATTACCGAGCGCACGGCCGCCGTCATCATCGAAACCGTGCAGGGCGAGGCCGGCGTGCGCGTGCCCTCCCTCTATTACCTGCCGGCGCTGCGCCGCCGCTGCCGGGAAGTGGGCGCCCTGCTCATCCTCGACGAAATTCAGTGCGGCTACGGCCGTACCGGTACCATGTGGGCCTTCGAGCAATTTGGCATCGAGCCCGATATATTAGTGTGCGCCAAGGGCATGGGCGGCGGCATGCCCATCGGGGCCTTCATTTCAAGCACCGAAATTATGTCGGGCTTCAAAACTAACCCCATTCTGGGGCATTGTACCACCTTTGGTGGGCACCCGGTGAGCTGCGCGGCCGCCCTGGCCACCCTGCAAGTGATGCAGGACGAAAAGCTGGCCGAAGGCGTGGCCGCCAAGGCGGCACGGTTCCGGGAGCAGCTGCGGCACCCGGCCATTCGGGACGTGCGCGGCTGCGGCCTGCTCATAGCCGTGGAATTCGATTCCTTCGCCGTGCTCAAGCCCATCATCGACTACGCCCTGGAGTACGAAAGCATCCTCACCGACTGGTTCCTGTTCTGCGATAACTCGTTGCGCTTGGCCCCGCCGCTCACCATCAGCGACGCGGAGATTGACGAAGCCTGCGCCGCGCTGCTGCGGGCCGTCGATGCGGTGGTGAAATAGTGAGTTGGTGAAATGGTGAGTTGGTGAACTAGTGAAGTGGTGAGTTTGGTGTTCTGCCTGCGCAAATCGCGCTGCTCAAACATCAAGCTCACCACTTCACTAGTTCACCAACTACACCACCACGTTGGGCCGGGGTAATTCGTTGTAATTCAGAAAAGAAGTGCTTTCTTCCTTGATGCGCTCCTGGGGCAGGCCATCTTTCACGCCCTGCGAAATCTTGCGCACCAGCACGCCCACAATGGCCTTGCGGAAGCCCAGCTTCTCGGCCATCATGATGCAGAAGTCCATCTCGGTATCGTCCACGATGCCATCGGCCAGCATCATATCCACGAGGTCAAAAATCTGGTCGAAACGCTCCGAATCGGTGGTAGGCAGGTCATTGCTGCTGCCTTTGGCACCCGACACCAACGCCTGCACTTCCGACGAGCTGATGCCGTTCTTCTTGCCTACCGCCAGGATGAAATTCATCTCCCGGGCATCGATATGGCCGTCGGCTTTAGCCAGTGCCGCGAGATTCAACAGGTGGCTCTTGATTTTTTTGGCCTGCTCATTTTCGAAAAAACCGAACATAAACGTGGGAAGTAAGAAGTGGGAGATGATTTTGGAAACGAAACTGCGACTTCAGGCGTAAGATACACGTAAAATCGGCTTATTGTTGTCAATTTATTATTCTGCTAAGTGAAATTACAATCGTTTCCATAACGCCAATTTCTACGCTTGGGTTGAGGGTTTGCATTCATTTCACCAACTTTGCGCGCTTTGGGTGCCATTTGCGCGCCCTGCTGCATTTATGACAGTTCAGATGAAGAGAATAGCAGTTTTCACAAGTGGGGGCGATTCGCCGGGCATGAATGCCGCCATCCGGGCCGTGGTGCGCACGGCTACGTACCACGGCATTGAGATATACGGCATTATGCGGGGCTACAGTGGCATGATTAAGGGCGAGTTCGTGCGTCTCGATTCGGCCTCGGTGTCCAACACGGTGCAGAAGGGCGGTACCATTCTGAAATCGGCCCGCAGCCAGAAATTTATGACCAAGGAAGGCCGCCAGCAGGCTTTCGACCAGCTGGTGAACAACGGCATTGAAGGCTTGGTAGCCATTGGCGGCAACGGTACCTTCACTGGGGCTATGATTTTTGAGGAGGAGTTCGGCATCCCCACGGTGGGCGCACCGGGCACCATCGACAACGACCTATACGGCACGGACTACACCATTGGTTACGACACGGCCGTGAATACGGCGCTGGAGTGCATCGATAAAATCCGGGATACGGCCGACTCGCACGACCGGTGCTTCTTTGTGGAGGTGATGGGCCGCGATTCGGGCTACATCGCCATTCCGTGCGCCATTGGCGGCGGGGCCGAAATCGTGATGATTCCGGAAACGCAAATGAGCGTGGATGTGGTGATTGAAACCCTGCAGACGGGTTGGAAGCGCTCCAAAACCTCGTTTATCGTCATTGTGGCCGAGGGCGAGGAAGAAGGCAATGCCACCACCACGGCTGCCCGCGTGAAGGAAGCCATCCCGCAGCTCGATACCCGCGTCACGGTTATCGGCCACATTCAGCGCGGCGGCTCACCCACGGCCGCCGACCGCCTGCTGGGCTCCCAAATCGGCATCGCCGCCGTGGAAGGCCTCATGAACGGCATGCGCAACGTAATGGCCGGTATTGTGGATAAGAAGCTGGTTTATACGCCGTTCACGGATACTATTAACAAGAAAAAAATCATCAACCAGAGCTTTATGCGGATGGTGGAGATTCTGAGCGTATAGTGTGTAGCGCGAAGCGCGAAGCGGCAGCTTCGCGGACGAACGAAGTGAGTGTTCAGCGTTTGAACTGCATACTCGCTGCGCTCGTCCGCGAAGCTGCCGCTTCGCGTTACATTTCTACCCACTGATACGCCGGGTCGCGCCGCAGCCAGCTCATTTGGCGCTTGGCGTAGTGGCGGGTGTTGCGTTGGAGCAGGCGCACGGCTTCGGGCCAGTCATAATCCCCATCCAGAAAACCGAAAATTTCCTGGTAGCCCACGGTTTGCAGGGCGTGGTGGTGGCGGTAGGGGAGCACCGATTTTACTTCGGCCAGTAGGCCGGCGGCCAGCATGTGCTCCACACGCAGGTTGATGCGCTGGTAGAGCGCTTCCCGCTCGCGGGTGAGCGCCACTTTCACGTTGCGAAAGAGCGGGTTTTCGGGCGGCGGGCCGGCGGTGTGGAAGCTGGAAAACGGCCGGCCCGTAGCACGGGTGATTTCCAGGGCGCGCACCACGCGCTGGGGGTTTTGCTGGTCGATGCGGGCGTGGGCCACGGGGTCGGTTTCGGCCAACTCGGCCACAAGGTGGGGGAGGCCGTGGGCGGCCAGCTCGGCGTGGAGCTGGGCGCGCACCTCGGGCGGCACGCCGGGCAGCTCATCCAGCCCATCGGTCACGGCCTGCACATAGAGCCCCGAGCCGCCGGTGAAGATGACGAGCGGGTGTTTTTGGAACAAGTTGCCGAGTACGGCCAGGCACTCGGTGGCGAAGCGGCCGGCGCTGTAATCCTCCGTGATGCTGTGGCTGTCGATGAAATGATGGGGTACACCCTGCATTTCGGTGTGCGTGGGCTTGGCCGTGCCAATGCTGAGCTCGCGGAAAAACTGGCGCGAGTCGGCCGACACAATTTCGGTGTGAAACTGCTGCGCCAGCTGCACGCACAGGGCCGTTTTGCCCACGGCTGTGGGGCCGGCAATGGTGAGCAGCACGGGGCGCGGGTCGGCGGCAGTAGGGGCCAGCTGGGCGAGGATTTCGGGAGGGAGCATGGGGTGAACGGGTGGATGGGCAAACAGCTATCATCTTTCGCAAGCTCAGGATGACAGGCAATGGAGTTGTTTAGAAAGTCACAAAAGGTCCCCGAACGGTCATGCAGCGCTGCGCGCTGCATGACCGTTTGAGTACTTTCTAAACAGCTTCAATTAATGATTACAGCCCCACGATGCGAAATTCGACGCGGCGGTTGAGGCGGCGGGTGGCTTCCTGCTCGTTGCTGGCAATGGGCTCGGCCCCGCCCAGGCCCAGGCCGGTGATGCGGGTGCCTGCCACGCCATGGTCGGCGAGGTAGGCTTTCACGGCGGCCACGCGCTGCTGGCTGAGCACTACGTTTTTTTCGGGCGGCCCCACGTTATCGGTGTGGCCGCGCAGCTCGATGGTGAGGCTGGGGTTGTCAATCATGAGCAGCACCAGCTTGTTGAGCGCGGTGGCCGACGAGGGCAACAGGGCTGCTTTGCCCTGCTCAAACTGCACAGTGGCCAGCTGCTGGGTGGCCCCCACGGCCAGCGGCCGGAGCAGGATGTCGCGCACCAGCGGACCGGGAGCAGCGGCCCAGGTGCTATCGGCGGGGAAATAGCCGGGGTGCTGGGCGTGGTATTGGTAGCTGCGGCCCGGCGCAGTAGTGTAGGTGAAGCTGCCCCGTACCGACAGCAGCACGGCCGTGCCCGCCTCATCGCGGTCGAGGCGCAGCTGGGCCTGCGGCAGGGGTAGCGAGGTGGTGGCATCCAGTACGCGGCCTTCCCAGGTGGCGGTGGTGGGCGTGGGTGGCGGCACGGCCGGGGCGGGTGGCACCACACCAAACAGGTTGCAGCCGGCCAGGTCGGTGTAGGTGCCGCCGCGCACGCGGGTGGCCTGGCGGCGCGCCAGGTCAACCTGATAAAGTCCGTGCGGTCCGGCTAGGTACATGCGGCGGCGGCCGGCGGCGTCGTTCTGCATCAGCAGGTCGCTGTAGCCGCCGCGCACGGGCAGGCCATCGAGCATAATGCGCTCGGGCGACGGCTGTTTGGTATTCATATTCACTTTCAGCAGCGAGCCATCGGTGCTGTACACCATGTACATGGTGCTGGCATCGTCGAGGCAGAAGTTGCCGTGCGTGCCCGCGCTGGCAAACCCGATGAGCGAATAATACGGGGCTTTGCGGATGGGGTCGGCGGCCCACACCACGCTCACGCGGCCCTCGTGGGGGCTCACGCGCACCAGCTGGTTGGCGTCGGAAGTCATGAAATACAGGTCGCCGTGGTCGTCGGTGGCGGCAGATATCCAAACGTTCTCGGGGCCTTGGGCGGGCAGCTGCCAGTCGGTGTAGGCCCCGCGCCGGGCGGCGGGGTCGTAGCGATATACGCGCTCGGGGGCGTTGGTGGGGGCTTTGGTAACGGAATACAGGCAGTTATCGAACCCCTTGGCCAGGGCGTAGGACTGAAACGGCAGCACCAGGCGGTGCGCTCTGGGCGTGGCCGTGGGGTTGGCCGTTGAAAACTCGTGAATGGTGCGGCAGTCATCTTCCCATTGCCCGTCGTGAAAGCGCAGGGCGGCGATGCCGTACATCTTGCCGTCGCAAATCTGGTCGGCGTAGCGGCGGCTGGGCCAGGGCGAGTTGGTAAAGGCAAACGACTTGACCAGCTGCCGGCCTTCGGCCAGATAGCGGCCGTCCTGTGCGGTGGCGGCCCGGTACTCTACCCGAAACTCGTAGCCGCCGCGCCACAGCTGCCGGCCCACTACGTGCGTGCGTGTGGCAGGGGCCGCTGGGGCGTAAGTATATTCATAGTCAATCTCATCGGTGGGGCCGTCGCTGTGCTGGTCGAGGCGCAGTACCTGCACGCGGTGCAGCCGCTGAATGCGCTGCCACACCGAATCGGGCCGGCCTGCGCCCAGCAGCCGCAGGTCGCGCCGGTCATCGGGCAGGGCCTGTTGGCTGACTTTTACCGTTGCGCCCCCAGCGGGCGCGCCGGCCGTGAACGTGGCCACCGGCCCGCCCACCGCCCGGGGCGGCACCCAGCCCCGCGCATACGCCAGCTGGTAGCGGGCCTGCGCGTTGGTGTACTGGGTGGCCGGCGGCGTGGGCTGCGCGCTCAGTATCAACCGGCAACTTAACAAGACCAGCAGCAGAAAAATCTTC
This region includes:
- a CDS encoding OmpA family protein; its protein translation is MKIFLLLVLLSCRLILSAQPTPPATQYTNAQARYQLAYARGWVPPRAVGGPVATFTAGAPAGGATVKVSQQALPDDRRDLRLLGAGRPDSVWQRIQRLHRVQVLRLDQHSDGPTDEIDYEYTYAPAAPATRTHVVGRQLWRGGYEFRVEYRAATAQDGRYLAEGRQLVKSFAFTNSPWPSRRYADQICDGKMYGIAALRFHDGQWEDDCRTIHEFSTANPTATPRAHRLVLPFQSYALAKGFDNCLYSVTKAPTNAPERVYRYDPAARRGAYTDWQLPAQGPENVWISAATDDHGDLYFMTSDANQLVRVSPHEGRVSVVWAADPIRKAPYYSLIGFASAGTHGNFCLDDASTMYMVYSTDGSLLKVNMNTKQPSPERIMLDGLPVRGGYSDLLMQNDAAGRRRMYLAGPHGLYQVDLARRQATRVRGGTYTDLAGCNLFGVVPPAPAVPPPTPTTATWEGRVLDATTSLPLPQAQLRLDRDEAGTAVLLSVRGSFTYTTAPGRSYQYHAQHPGYFPADSTWAAAPGPLVRDILLRPLAVGATQQLATVQFEQGKAALLPSSATALNKLVLLMIDNPSLTIELRGHTDNVGPPEKNVVLSQQRVAAVKAYLADHGVAGTRITGLGLGGAEPIASNEQEATRRLNRRVEFRIVGL